A stretch of Arthrobacter sp. NEB 688 DNA encodes these proteins:
- a CDS encoding HAD family hydrolase, producing the protein MSRRVEAVVFDWGGTLTPWHDVDLPEQWRVFAREVHGIPVGSPDVPQADLDEAHRLADRILEAEAGAWARGRDEHSSAALADILDAAGVDPEHDRHHLALAAYRRFWEPHTLTDPQVKPLWEGLRERGIKVGVLSNTIWTREYHREIFARDGVLDLIDADLYSSELDHVKPHPEVFLAACRAVGVEPAAAVYVGDRMFEDVHGPQQVGMRAVWVPHSVLPDNQKVEVTAVPDARAHELLDLLGIVDGWNAA; encoded by the coding sequence GTGAGCCGCCGCGTCGAGGCGGTCGTCTTCGACTGGGGTGGCACGCTGACGCCCTGGCACGACGTCGACCTGCCCGAGCAGTGGCGGGTCTTCGCGCGCGAGGTGCACGGCATCCCCGTCGGGTCGCCGGACGTGCCGCAGGCCGACCTCGACGAGGCGCACCGGCTCGCCGACCGCATCCTCGAGGCGGAGGCCGGCGCGTGGGCCCGGGGCCGTGACGAGCACTCGTCCGCGGCGCTCGCCGACATCCTCGACGCCGCCGGGGTCGACCCCGAGCACGACCGGCACCACCTCGCGCTCGCGGCCTACCGGCGCTTCTGGGAGCCGCACACCCTCACCGACCCGCAGGTCAAGCCGCTCTGGGAAGGCCTGCGCGAGCGGGGGATCAAGGTCGGGGTGCTCTCGAACACCATCTGGACGCGCGAGTACCACCGCGAGATCTTCGCCCGCGACGGTGTGCTCGACCTCATCGACGCCGACCTCTACTCGAGCGAGCTCGACCACGTGAAGCCCCATCCCGAGGTCTTCCTCGCCGCGTGCCGCGCGGTCGGGGTCGAGCCCGCGGCGGCGGTGTACGTCGGCGACCGGATGTTCGAGGACGTCCACGGGCCGCAGCAGGTCGGGATGCGCGCCGTCTGGGTGCCGCACTCCGTCCTGCCGGACAACCAGAAGGTCGAGGTGACCGCCGTCCCCGACGCGCGGGCCCACGAGCTGCTCGACCTGCTCGGGATCGTCGACGGGTGGAACGCCGCGTGA
- a CDS encoding sugar-binding protein, with protein sequence MRHLTKALAVTAVAGLALTGCGRSDSDTTAATASAGSSAAAGGFAADSVIGISLPQKTSENWVLAEQLFKDGLASAGFKGDVQFANGGVSEQQNQIQAMVTKGAKVIVVGAIDGSQLGTQLKAAKESGATIIAYDRLLTNTADVDYYVAFDNFKVGELQGQALLEGMAKKKPNGPYNIELFAGSPDDNNAKVFFDGAMSVLQPKIDDGTLKVVSGQTSFEQAVTQGWKAENAQKRMDTLLAASYSGSTELDGVLSPNDTLARAILTSVNQAGKPVPVVTGQDSEVESVKSIMEGIQYSTINKDTRELVKETIAMVTALQKGEKPTVNDDKTYNNGVKVVPANLLAPVIVTKDNAAEAYANDPTLGPLTK encoded by the coding sequence ATGCGTCACCTCACCAAGGCGCTCGCGGTCACCGCGGTCGCCGGCCTCGCCCTCACCGGCTGCGGTCGGTCCGACTCCGACACCACGGCCGCCACGGCCAGCGCGGGCAGCTCGGCCGCGGCCGGCGGCTTCGCGGCCGACTCGGTCATCGGCATCTCGCTGCCGCAGAAGACCTCCGAGAACTGGGTGCTCGCCGAGCAGCTGTTCAAGGACGGCCTCGCCTCCGCCGGCTTCAAGGGCGACGTGCAGTTCGCCAACGGCGGTGTCTCGGAGCAGCAGAACCAGATCCAGGCCATGGTCACCAAGGGCGCCAAGGTCATCGTCGTCGGCGCCATCGACGGCTCGCAGCTGGGCACCCAGCTCAAGGCCGCCAAGGAGTCCGGCGCGACGATCATCGCGTACGACCGCCTCCTGACGAACACCGCCGACGTCGACTACTACGTCGCCTTCGACAACTTCAAGGTCGGTGAGCTCCAGGGCCAGGCGCTCCTCGAGGGCATGGCCAAGAAGAAGCCGAACGGGCCGTACAACATCGAGCTCTTCGCCGGCTCCCCCGACGACAACAACGCCAAGGTCTTCTTCGACGGCGCGATGAGCGTCCTCCAGCCGAAGATCGACGACGGCACCCTCAAGGTCGTCTCGGGCCAGACCTCGTTCGAGCAGGCCGTCACCCAGGGCTGGAAGGCCGAGAACGCCCAGAAGCGCATGGACACCCTCCTCGCCGCCTCCTACAGCGGCAGCACCGAGCTCGACGGCGTCCTCTCCCCCAACGACACCCTGGCCCGCGCCATCCTCACCTCGGTGAACCAGGCCGGCAAGCCGGTCCCGGTCGTCACCGGCCAGGACTCCGAGGTCGAGTCGGTCAAGTCGATCATGGAGGGCATCCAGTACTCCACGATCAACAAGGACACCCGCGAGCTCGTCAAGGAGACCATCGCGATGGTCACCGCGCTCCAGAAGGGCGAGAAGCCGACCGTCAACGACGACAAGACCTACAACAACGGCGTCAAGGTCGTCCCGGCGAACCTCCTCGCCCCGGTCATCGTCACCAAGGACAACGCCGCCGAGGCGTACGCCAACGACCCGACGCTCGGCCCGCTGACCAAGTGA
- a CDS encoding alpha-amylase family protein: MTAPVPPPPTLSTSGWDPARAEMLEARLRRWWPDLWSGLVAVYGEDRAAATAAELVTRATRAYARRPDRLHRRDLERMLRPDWLQEPSMVGYAAYTERFAGDLRGVGERLGYLEELGVTYLHLMPLLRPREGDNDGGYAVADYREVRADLGTMEDLTALADSLHERGMSLVLDLVLNHVAREHEWARKAREGVLRYRSYFHVFPDRRLPDAYERTLPEVFPDFAPGNFTWDDELDGWVWTTFNSWQWDVNWGNPDVLVEYAQVVLDLANRGVDVLRLDAIAFMWKRLGTDCQGQPEVHALTQVLRAVTRIACPAVVFKAEAIVAPTKLLAYLGEREHTGKVSDLAYHNSLMVQVWSMLAARDVRLAAHALGSLPPKPASATWLTYLRCHDDIGWAIMDEDAAAVGVTGPGHRQFLADWYSGDFWGSPARGLVFQFNPETGDRRTSGTAASLVGLEAARTPEELDLAVAALRLAHAVVVGWGGIPVIWSGDELGQVDDPDWALEPGHEDDNRWAHRPRLDLAAMATRHDPSTVSGRVFGDLAGLVRARAGLPHLHGSVETRIGPVDDPGVLVTLREHPLGRFAGVYNVTPQERVWPGWRVHELGLEAAVDALTGRPLPWHPDGDVHLPPYAALWLTAP; the protein is encoded by the coding sequence GTGACCGCACCGGTGCCGCCGCCGCCCACCCTGTCGACCTCCGGGTGGGACCCGGCCCGCGCCGAGATGCTCGAGGCCCGCCTGCGGCGCTGGTGGCCCGACCTGTGGAGCGGGCTCGTCGCGGTCTACGGCGAGGACCGGGCTGCCGCGACCGCGGCCGAGCTCGTGACCCGCGCGACCCGGGCCTACGCCCGCCGCCCCGACCGCCTCCACCGCCGCGACCTCGAGCGGATGCTGCGCCCCGACTGGCTCCAGGAGCCGTCGATGGTCGGCTACGCCGCCTACACCGAGCGCTTCGCCGGCGACCTGCGCGGCGTCGGCGAGCGCCTGGGCTACCTCGAGGAGCTCGGCGTCACCTACCTGCACCTCATGCCGCTGCTGCGCCCGCGCGAGGGCGACAACGACGGCGGCTACGCCGTGGCCGACTACCGGGAGGTCCGGGCGGACCTCGGGACGATGGAGGACCTGACGGCCCTCGCCGACTCGCTGCACGAGCGCGGGATGAGCCTCGTCCTCGACCTCGTCCTCAACCACGTGGCGCGCGAGCACGAGTGGGCGCGCAAGGCGCGCGAGGGCGTGCTGCGCTACCGCTCGTACTTCCACGTCTTCCCCGACCGCCGGCTGCCCGACGCCTACGAGCGCACGCTGCCCGAGGTCTTCCCCGACTTCGCGCCCGGCAACTTCACGTGGGACGACGAGCTGGACGGCTGGGTCTGGACGACCTTCAACTCCTGGCAGTGGGACGTCAACTGGGGCAACCCGGACGTCCTCGTCGAGTACGCGCAGGTCGTGCTCGACCTCGCGAACCGCGGTGTCGACGTCCTGCGCCTCGACGCCATCGCCTTCATGTGGAAGCGCCTCGGCACCGACTGCCAGGGGCAGCCCGAGGTGCACGCACTGACGCAGGTGCTGCGCGCCGTCACCCGGATCGCCTGTCCCGCAGTCGTGTTCAAGGCCGAGGCCATCGTGGCGCCGACCAAGCTGCTGGCGTACCTCGGCGAGCGCGAGCACACCGGCAAGGTCAGCGACCTCGCGTACCACAACAGCCTCATGGTGCAGGTGTGGTCGATGCTCGCCGCCCGCGACGTGCGGCTGGCCGCGCACGCGCTGGGGTCGCTGCCGCCCAAGCCCGCGAGCGCGACCTGGCTGACCTACCTGCGCTGCCACGACGACATCGGCTGGGCGATCATGGACGAGGACGCCGCGGCGGTCGGCGTCACCGGCCCGGGGCACCGCCAGTTCCTCGCCGACTGGTACTCCGGCGACTTCTGGGGCTCGCCCGCCCGCGGCCTCGTCTTCCAGTTCAACCCCGAGACCGGCGACCGGCGCACGTCCGGGACGGCCGCCTCGCTCGTCGGCCTCGAGGCCGCACGCACCCCCGAGGAGCTCGACCTCGCCGTCGCGGCCCTGCGGCTGGCGCACGCGGTCGTCGTCGGCTGGGGCGGCATCCCGGTCATCTGGAGCGGCGACGAGCTCGGGCAGGTCGACGACCCCGACTGGGCGCTGGAGCCCGGCCACGAGGACGACAACCGGTGGGCGCACCGGCCGCGGCTGGACCTCGCGGCGATGGCGACCCGGCACGACCCCTCGACCGTGTCCGGGCGGGTGTTCGGCGACCTCGCCGGGCTCGTCCGGGCGCGGGCCGGCCTTCCGCACCTGCACGGCTCGGTCGAGACCCGCATCGGCCCGGTCGACGACCCCGGCGTGCTCGTGACGCTGCGCGAGCACCCGCTCGGGCGGTTCGCGGGCGTGTACAACGTGACGCCGCAGGAGCGCGTGTGGCCCGGCTGGCGCGTGCACGAGCTCGGGCTCGAGGCGGCCGTCGACGCCCTGACCGGCCGACCCCTCCCCTGGCACCCCGACGGTGACGTCCACCTCCCCCCGTACGCGGCCCTCTGGCTCACCGCCCCCTGA
- the mmsB gene encoding multiple monosaccharide ABC transporter permease, with product MNIVRKIFGGDVRQLGMVAALVILIAYFQVKTDGLTLDPNNVNNIIQGNAYILVLAIGMVLVIIAGHIDLSVGSISAFVGIVVAIAIRDWSLPWPVGILLGLGLGALVGVWQGFWVARVGIPAFIVTLAGMLFFRGANQFVGDSTTVPVPAGFQVIGSGSLPEVGPETGYNNLTVLLGILGCAAIVFGALRSRARLTKIGAQVEEAWAMWTRLALVCAVILGAMFLIASGRKGFPVSGLILVALVLIYGFIASRTVLGRHIYAVGGNRHAAELSGVKSRQINFFVMANMAVLAALAGMMFVARSTASGPFDGVGWELDAIAAVFIGGAAVTGGVGTVVGSIVGGLVMAVLNNGLQLEGVGADATQMIKGLVLLIAVAFDVYNKSQGKPSILGLFTRNRDRNRRLAESEAAAQDSQNPAEASVTSTNSTLGSGS from the coding sequence ATGAACATCGTCCGCAAGATCTTCGGTGGCGACGTCCGCCAGCTCGGCATGGTCGCCGCGCTCGTCATCCTCATCGCGTACTTCCAGGTCAAGACCGACGGCCTGACCCTGGACCCGAACAACGTCAACAACATCATCCAGGGCAACGCCTACATCCTCGTCCTGGCCATCGGGATGGTGCTCGTCATCATCGCCGGCCACATCGACCTCTCGGTCGGCTCGATCTCGGCCTTCGTCGGCATCGTCGTCGCCATCGCGATCCGCGACTGGAGCCTGCCCTGGCCGGTCGGCATCCTCCTCGGCCTCGGCCTCGGCGCGCTCGTCGGCGTCTGGCAGGGCTTCTGGGTCGCGCGCGTCGGCATCCCGGCCTTCATCGTCACCCTCGCGGGCATGCTGTTCTTCCGCGGGGCCAACCAGTTCGTCGGCGACTCCACGACGGTCCCGGTGCCCGCCGGCTTCCAGGTCATCGGTTCCGGCTCGCTCCCCGAGGTCGGCCCGGAGACCGGCTACAACAACCTCACGGTCCTGCTCGGCATCCTCGGCTGCGCGGCCATCGTCTTCGGCGCCCTGCGCTCCCGCGCCCGCCTGACGAAGATCGGCGCGCAGGTCGAGGAGGCCTGGGCCATGTGGACTCGGCTCGCGCTCGTCTGCGCCGTCATCCTCGGCGCGATGTTCCTCATCGCCTCGGGTCGCAAGGGCTTCCCGGTCTCCGGCCTCATCCTCGTGGCCCTCGTGCTCATCTACGGCTTCATCGCGAGCCGGACGGTCCTCGGCCGGCACATCTACGCCGTCGGTGGCAACCGCCACGCGGCCGAGCTCTCCGGCGTCAAGAGCCGCCAGATCAACTTCTTCGTCATGGCCAACATGGCCGTCCTCGCGGCCCTCGCCGGCATGATGTTCGTCGCCCGCTCCACCGCGTCCGGCCCGTTCGACGGTGTCGGCTGGGAGCTCGACGCCATCGCCGCGGTCTTCATCGGTGGCGCGGCGGTCACCGGCGGCGTCGGCACGGTCGTCGGCTCGATCGTCGGCGGCCTGGTCATGGCCGTCCTCAACAACGGCCTCCAGCTCGAGGGCGTCGGGGCCGACGCGACCCAGATGATCAAGGGCCTGGTCCTGCTCATCGCCGTCGCGTTCGACGTCTACAACAAGAGCCAGGGCAAGCCCTCGATCCTCGGGCTGTTCACGCGCAACCGTGACCGCAACCGCCGGCTCGCCGAGTCCGAGGCCGCCGCGCAGGACAGCCAGAACCCCGCCGAGGCGAGCGTCACCTCGACGAACAGCACCCTCGGCTCGGGCAGCTGA
- a CDS encoding TSUP family transporter produces the protein MGDIEPHVLALLALAGFLAGWVDAVVGGGGLVQLPALLLGMPGASPAQVLATNKFSSVWGTATASVTYYRRVRPDLRTALPMAAVAYVGAIGGAFIGLHIPKSLFNPVILVMLVLVGAYTLLKPSVGELTRLRFSGARHTTAAVLTGFVIGVYDGALGPGTGSFLVFALVGLLGYAFLEASAKAKITNLATNLGALTVFAPGGHVVWVVGGVMAVTNLVGGWVGARTAVARGSRFVRTVFVVVVGAFVVRIGGDLAGLW, from the coding sequence GTGGGTGACATCGAACCCCACGTCCTCGCGCTGCTCGCGCTCGCCGGGTTCCTCGCGGGGTGGGTCGACGCCGTCGTCGGGGGTGGCGGGCTCGTCCAGCTGCCCGCGCTGCTGCTCGGGATGCCCGGAGCCTCCCCGGCGCAGGTGCTCGCGACGAACAAGTTCTCGTCGGTCTGGGGCACCGCGACCGCGTCCGTCACGTACTACCGGCGGGTGAGGCCGGACCTGCGCACGGCGCTGCCGATGGCGGCCGTCGCGTACGTCGGGGCGATCGGCGGGGCGTTCATCGGGCTGCACATCCCGAAGTCGCTCTTCAACCCGGTCATCCTCGTCATGCTCGTGCTCGTCGGCGCGTACACGCTGCTCAAGCCGTCGGTGGGGGAGCTGACCCGGTTGCGGTTCAGCGGGGCCCGGCACACGACGGCGGCCGTGCTCACCGGGTTCGTCATCGGCGTCTACGACGGCGCGCTCGGGCCGGGGACGGGGTCCTTCCTCGTCTTCGCGCTCGTCGGGCTGCTCGGGTACGCCTTCCTCGAGGCGAGCGCCAAGGCGAAGATCACCAACCTCGCGACGAACCTCGGCGCCCTGACCGTCTTCGCGCCCGGGGGCCACGTCGTGTGGGTCGTCGGCGGGGTGATGGCCGTGACCAACCTCGTCGGCGGGTGGGTCGGGGCCCGCACCGCCGTCGCGCGCGGCAGCCGCTTCGTCCGCACCGTGTTCGTCGTCGTCGTCGGCGCCTTCGTCGTCCGCATCGGAGGAGACCTCGCCGGCCTCTGGTGA
- a CDS encoding proline--tRNA ligase has protein sequence MAMRMSSLFLRTLRENPADAEVPSHQLLVRAGYIRRVSPGIYTWLPLGLRVLRRVERVVREEMDAIGAQELLFPALLPREPYETSGRWTEYGDGVFRLQDRKGDDYLLGPTHEEMFTLAVKDLYSSYKDLPLSIYQIQTKYRDEARPRAGILRGREFVMKDSYSFDLDEAGLDKSYQLHRDAYVRIFERLGFHYVIVQAMAGAMGGSKSEEFLATAENGEDTYVRCANCGYAANVEAVRVPAPDAVDASGAPAAHVEDTPDTPTIDTLVAHLEHAFPRTDGRSWTAADTLKNVVVMLVHPDGTREPLAIGLPGDREVDEKRLGAQVEPASVEAFDEKDFARYPTLTKGYIGPGALGSEQSSGIRYLLDPRVVDGTAWVTGADEHGRHVLDLVAGRDFTADGTIEAAEVRDGDACPSCGHGLESARGIEMGHIFQLGTKYAEALDLKVLDENGKLRTVVMGSYGVGVSRAVACVAEGNHDELGLVWPRELSPADVHVVATGKDEEVHRYADELTRSLEAQGLEVLFDDRRQASPGVKFKDAELIGVPTIVVVGRGLADGKIEVKDRRSGERREVSTDDAVREVLAEVGRA, from the coding sequence GTGGCCATGCGCATGTCGTCCCTGTTCCTGCGAACCCTTCGCGAGAACCCGGCGGACGCGGAGGTCCCGAGCCACCAGCTGCTCGTCCGGGCCGGGTACATCCGACGGGTCAGCCCCGGCATCTACACCTGGCTGCCGCTGGGGCTCAGGGTGCTGCGCCGCGTCGAGCGCGTCGTGCGCGAGGAGATGGACGCCATCGGCGCCCAGGAGCTGCTCTTCCCGGCGCTGCTGCCCCGCGAGCCCTACGAGACCTCCGGCCGCTGGACCGAGTACGGCGACGGCGTCTTCCGGCTCCAGGACCGCAAGGGCGACGACTACCTGCTCGGCCCGACGCACGAGGAGATGTTCACCCTCGCCGTCAAGGACCTGTACTCCTCCTACAAGGACCTGCCGCTGTCGATCTACCAGATCCAGACGAAGTACCGCGACGAGGCGCGGCCTCGCGCCGGCATCCTGCGCGGGCGCGAGTTCGTCATGAAGGACAGCTACTCCTTCGACCTGGACGAGGCCGGGCTCGACAAGAGCTACCAGCTGCACCGCGACGCCTACGTCCGCATCTTCGAGCGGCTCGGCTTCCACTACGTCATCGTCCAGGCGATGGCCGGCGCGATGGGCGGCTCGAAGTCCGAGGAGTTCCTCGCGACGGCCGAGAACGGCGAGGACACCTACGTCCGCTGCGCCAACTGTGGCTATGCCGCCAACGTCGAGGCCGTGCGGGTGCCGGCGCCCGACGCCGTCGACGCCTCCGGTGCGCCGGCTGCCCACGTCGAGGACACCCCCGACACCCCGACGATCGACACGCTCGTCGCGCACCTCGAGCACGCGTTCCCGCGCACCGACGGCCGGTCGTGGACCGCCGCCGACACGCTGAAGAACGTCGTCGTCATGCTCGTGCACCCCGACGGCACGCGCGAGCCGCTGGCCATCGGCCTGCCCGGCGACCGCGAGGTCGACGAGAAGCGCCTCGGGGCCCAGGTCGAGCCCGCGAGCGTGGAGGCGTTCGACGAGAAGGACTTCGCCCGCTACCCGACCCTCACCAAGGGCTACATCGGGCCGGGCGCGCTCGGCTCCGAGCAGTCCTCCGGCATCCGCTACCTCCTGGACCCCCGGGTCGTCGACGGCACCGCGTGGGTCACCGGCGCCGACGAGCACGGGCGCCACGTCCTCGACCTCGTCGCCGGTCGCGACTTCACCGCGGACGGCACGATCGAGGCCGCCGAGGTCCGGGACGGCGACGCGTGCCCCTCGTGCGGCCACGGGCTGGAGTCGGCCCGCGGCATCGAGATGGGCCACATCTTCCAGCTCGGCACGAAGTACGCCGAGGCGCTCGACCTCAAGGTCCTCGACGAGAACGGCAAGCTGCGCACCGTCGTCATGGGCTCCTACGGGGTCGGTGTCTCGCGCGCCGTCGCCTGCGTCGCCGAGGGCAACCACGACGAGCTCGGCCTCGTCTGGCCGCGCGAGCTCTCGCCCGCCGACGTCCACGTCGTCGCCACCGGCAAGGACGAGGAGGTCCACCGCTACGCCGACGAGCTGACCCGCTCGCTCGAGGCGCAGGGGCTCGAGGTGCTCTTCGACGACCGCCGGCAGGCTTCTCCCGGAGTCAAGTTCAAGGACGCCGAGCTCATCGGCGTGCCGACGATCGTCGTCGTCGGCCGCGGTCTGGCGGACGGGAAGATCGAGGTCAAGGACCGTCGCTCGGGCGAGCGCCGCGAGGTCTCGACGGACGACGCGGTGCGCGAGGTGCTGGCGGAGGTCGGTCGCGCGTGA
- a CDS encoding ROK family protein yields the protein MSTSTSRRAPGSALPRGGGREAARQSTLREHNLAVVLQRIVDAQAVGAPLSRAAIAGEVGLARATVSDLVDRLIQARLVTELEPLTVSKAGRPAVPLAPCGRSVVGLGLSVGIDHLSALVLDLAGITVSERVVEVDLRGCDPERTFARLAELAAETVRAVTAEGMRVAGACVALPGLVSRETTTLRYAPNLDWHDIAVDDALTVHPTLERLRVTAANDADLSARTEVEERRRRDGLPAEAQNFLFTYGAVGIGSAVVLGGRVFEGMHGWGGEIGHVVVDPEGRPCHCGAVGCLEPYAGKDAMVDAAGMPPGTTTTTLAAAARSAGPAADAVGAAARALGQAAATVVNVVDVDEVVLGGVYATLHGLLSPGVLTELERRAVIARWATVRVSPALGGSSSPARGAALTVLDDVIADPSAWLVTAG from the coding sequence ATGTCGACGTCGACGAGCCGTCGGGCCCCCGGGTCCGCGCTGCCCCGCGGAGGGGGCCGGGAGGCCGCGCGCCAGTCGACCCTGCGGGAGCACAACCTCGCCGTCGTCCTCCAGCGCATCGTCGACGCCCAGGCGGTCGGCGCGCCGCTGTCCCGCGCGGCGATCGCCGGCGAGGTCGGCCTCGCCCGCGCCACCGTCTCCGACCTCGTCGACCGCCTCATCCAGGCCCGCCTCGTGACCGAGCTCGAGCCGCTGACGGTCTCGAAGGCCGGTCGCCCCGCCGTCCCGCTCGCCCCGTGCGGGCGCTCGGTCGTCGGGCTCGGCCTGTCCGTCGGCATCGACCACCTGTCCGCGCTGGTCCTCGACCTCGCCGGGATCACCGTCTCCGAGAGGGTCGTCGAGGTCGACCTGCGCGGCTGCGACCCCGAGCGCACCTTCGCCCGCCTCGCCGAGCTGGCCGCCGAGACCGTCCGGGCCGTCACCGCCGAGGGGATGCGCGTCGCGGGGGCGTGCGTCGCGCTGCCCGGGCTCGTGAGCCGCGAGACGACGACCCTGCGCTACGCCCCGAACCTCGACTGGCACGACATCGCGGTCGACGACGCGCTGACCGTCCACCCGACCCTCGAGCGGCTGCGGGTCACCGCGGCCAACGACGCCGACCTCTCGGCCCGCACCGAGGTCGAGGAGCGCCGCCGCCGCGACGGCCTCCCCGCCGAGGCGCAGAACTTCCTCTTCACGTACGGCGCGGTGGGCATCGGCTCGGCCGTCGTCCTCGGGGGCCGCGTCTTCGAGGGGATGCACGGCTGGGGGGGCGAGATCGGCCACGTCGTGGTCGACCCCGAGGGCCGCCCGTGCCACTGCGGTGCCGTCGGCTGCCTCGAGCCCTACGCCGGCAAGGACGCGATGGTCGACGCCGCCGGGATGCCCCCGGGGACGACCACCACCACGCTCGCCGCGGCCGCCCGCAGCGCCGGGCCGGCCGCCGACGCGGTCGGCGCCGCCGCGCGCGCGCTCGGGCAGGCCGCCGCCACGGTCGTCAACGTCGTCGACGTCGACGAGGTCGTGCTCGGCGGCGTCTACGCCACCCTCCACGGCCTGCTCTCGCCCGGCGTGCTCACCGAGCTCGAGCGCCGCGCCGTCATCGCGCGGTGGGCGACCGTGCGCGTCTCCCCCGCGCTCGGCGGCTCCAGCTCGCCGGCGCGGGGCGCGGCGCTCACCGTCCTCGACGACGTCATCGCCGACCCGTCGGCCTGGCTGGTCACGGCCGGGTGA
- the mmsA gene encoding multiple monosaccharide ABC transporter ATP-binding protein, translating to MSNVAPTVTGSARTGRPEVILEMRGITKEFPGVKALSDVDMTVRRGEIHAICGENGAGKSTLMKVLSGVHPHGSYRGEILWDGAPASFSSIRDSEQAGIVIIHQELALIPELSIAENIFLGNEQTRRGAIDWVTTQAKAAQLLERVGLSEDPMTKVKDIGVGKQQLVEIAKALSKDVQLLILDEPTAALNESDSQHLLQIMDGLRSHGVTCIMISHKLNEIEQISDAITIIRDGRSIETLRVKEDGVDENRIIRGMVGRDLESRFPDHTPQIGEVFFEVKHWNVQHPVRADRLVANDASFVVRRGEIVGFAGLMGAGRTELMRSIFGRSYGTLLGGTIVKDGRELHLKHVRDAIDAGLAYVTEDRKTLGLNLLDDIKRTTVSAKLSRITEGLVVNESEEYRIAEQYRKDLRTKTPNVEEGVAKLSGGNQQKVVLAKWLFTEPDLLILDEPTRGIDVGAKFEIYGIIQRLAAQGKGVIVVSSELPELLGLADRIYTIAEGRITGCLDKAQADQESLMRLMTKNTTRTQANAVS from the coding sequence ATGAGCAACGTCGCACCGACCGTCACGGGCAGCGCCCGCACCGGCCGCCCCGAGGTCATCCTCGAGATGCGCGGCATCACCAAGGAGTTCCCGGGCGTCAAGGCCCTCTCCGACGTCGACATGACCGTCCGCCGCGGCGAGATCCACGCGATCTGCGGCGAGAACGGCGCCGGCAAGTCGACCCTCATGAAGGTCCTGTCGGGCGTCCACCCGCACGGCAGCTACCGCGGCGAGATCCTCTGGGACGGCGCCCCGGCCTCGTTCTCCTCGATCCGGGACAGCGAGCAGGCCGGCATCGTCATCATCCACCAGGAGCTCGCGCTCATCCCCGAGCTGTCGATCGCCGAGAACATCTTCCTCGGCAACGAGCAGACCCGGCGCGGCGCGATCGACTGGGTGACGACGCAGGCCAAGGCGGCCCAGCTCCTCGAGCGCGTCGGCCTCTCCGAGGACCCGATGACCAAGGTCAAGGACATCGGCGTCGGCAAGCAGCAGCTCGTCGAGATCGCCAAGGCCCTGTCCAAGGACGTCCAGCTGCTCATCCTCGACGAGCCGACCGCGGCCCTCAACGAGTCCGACTCCCAGCACCTGCTGCAGATCATGGACGGCCTGCGCTCGCACGGCGTCACCTGCATCATGATCAGCCACAAGCTCAACGAGATCGAGCAGATCTCGGACGCCATCACGATCATCCGCGACGGCCGCTCCATCGAGACCCTCCGGGTCAAGGAGGACGGCGTCGACGAGAACCGGATCATCCGCGGGATGGTCGGCCGCGACCTCGAGTCGCGCTTCCCCGACCACACCCCGCAGATCGGCGAGGTCTTCTTCGAGGTCAAGCACTGGAACGTGCAGCACCCGGTGCGCGCGGACCGGCTCGTCGCCAACGACGCGAGCTTCGTCGTCCGCCGCGGCGAGATCGTCGGCTTCGCCGGCCTCATGGGGGCCGGCCGCACGGAGCTGATGCGCAGCATCTTCGGCCGGTCCTACGGCACCCTCCTGGGCGGCACGATCGTCAAGGACGGCCGCGAGCTGCACCTCAAGCACGTCCGCGACGCGATCGACGCCGGCCTGGCCTACGTCACCGAGGACCGCAAGACCCTCGGCCTCAACCTCCTCGACGACATCAAGCGCACGACGGTCTCCGCGAAGCTCTCGCGGATCACCGAGGGGCTCGTCGTCAACGAGAGCGAGGAGTACCGGATCGCCGAGCAGTACCGCAAGGACCTGCGCACCAAGACGCCGAACGTCGAGGAGGGCGTCGCCAAGCTCTCCGGCGGCAACCAGCAGAAGGTCGTCCTCGCGAAGTGGCTCTTCACCGAGCCCGACCTGCTCATCCTCGACGAGCCCACCCGCGGCATCGACGTCGGCGCGAAGTTCGAGATCTACGGGATCATCCAGCGCCTCGCCGCGCAGGGGAAGGGCGTCATCGTCGTCTCCTCCGAGCTGCCCGAGCTCCTCGGGCTCGCCGACCGGATCTACACGATCGCCGAGGGCCGGATCACCGGCTGCCTCGACAAGGCCCAGGCCGACCAGGAGTCGCTCATGCGCCTCATGACGAAGAACACCACCCGCACCCAGGCCAACGCGGTCTCCTGA